A single Lolium perenne isolate Kyuss_39 chromosome 6, Kyuss_2.0, whole genome shotgun sequence DNA region contains:
- the LOC127307404 gene encoding phytepsin-like: MGIGHVTLQHLLILSAVLLLGTPVEGLVRIALKKLPVGQNLLVAGEDAQTFLVQHHGLVHNEEPQPLLKRDIVILKNYQNTQYYGEVGIGMPPQNFTVIFDTGSSNLWVPSSESYSSTAYHLHKSYKASRSSTYTKKGKRVSIHYKTGAIAGYISQDNVQVGGLVVKNQNFIEASLEPSITFMLGKFDGIVGLGFKEMSFGGAEPVWYNMVSQGLVGSPVFSFWFNRHAGQVKGGEIVFGGVDPNHYKGSHTYVPVTKKGYWKFDMGDVLIGGNSTGLCKSGCAAIVDSGTPFLTGPTTIITEINWRIGIPRRVSKACKNVVSKFGRQILDLLLKRILPRRICDILRLCFFVGPHGVSDDNAGIRSLEDEVRTSNGFIVCKACEWIVQWAVKHVADNQTENSILHTINEICDHIPIPAGESFVDCGELKFMPDVAFSIGTKQFVLKPEQYIVKIGEGDDTRCMSGFSAMDAPPSGGPLWILGDIFMEAYHTVFDYGNMKIGFAEAT; this comes from the exons ATGGGAATCGGCCACGTCACGCTCCAACACCTACTCATCCTTTCCGCCGTGCTCCTCCTCGGCACGCCCGTGGAGGGCCTGGTCCGCATCGCGCTGAAGAAGCTACCGGTCGGCCAGAACCTCCTCGTCGCTGGAGAGGACGCTCAGACCTTCCTCGTGCAGCACCACGGCCTCGTCCATAACGAGGAGCCGCAGCCACTGCTAAAGAGAGATATCGTAATACTGAAGAACTACCAAAACACTCAGTACTACGGTGAGGTCGGCATCGGAATGCCGCCACAGAACTTCACCGTCATCTTCGACACAGGCAGCTCCAACCTCTGGGTGCCCTCCTCCGAGAGCTACTCTTCG ACTGCATACCACCTGCACAAGAGTTACAAAGCCAGCCGGTCAAGCACGTACACGAAGAAAG GAAAAAGGGTATCAATTCACTACAAAACTGGTGCAATTGCTGGTTATATTAGCCAAGACAATGTGCAAGTTGGTGGTCTAGTTGTAAAAAATCAG AATTTTATTGAAGCTTCGTTGGAACCAAGTATTACTTTCATGCTTGGAAAATTTGATGGCATTGTTGGTCTTGGGTTTAAAGAAATGTCATTCGGGGGTGCCGAACCTGTTTG GTATAACATGGTTAGCCAAGGTCTGGTTGGTAGCCCCGTTTTCTCATTCTGGTTCAATCGACATGCTGGTCAAGTGAAGGGAGGAGAAATAGTTTTTGGAGGAGTTGATCCTAATCATTACAAGGGAAGCCATACTTATGTCCCTGTTACTAAGAAGGGATACTGGAAG TTTGACATGGGCGACGTCTTGATTGGAGGAAACTCCACAG GATTATGTAAATCTGgttgtgcagcaatagtagactcGGGAACTCCATTTCTTACTGGCCCCACG ACGATAATTACGGAAATAAATTGGAGAATTGGTATACCTAGGAGAGTGAGCAAAGCGTGCAAGAACGTTGTTTCAAAGTTTGGGCGGCAGATCCTGGATTTGCTGCTAAAGCGG ATATTGCCAAGAAGGATATGTGACATACTTCGTTTATGTTTCTTTGTTGGACCTCATGGTGTAAG TGACGACAACGCCGGTATTCGAAGTTTAGAAGATGAAGTTAGGACATCAAATGGTTTTATTGTGTGCAAAGCTTGTGAATGGATTGTTCAATGGGCGGTGAAGCATGTTGCAGATAATCAGACTGAGAATTCTATATTGCATACCATTAACGAG ATATGTGACCATATTCCTATCCCTGCGGGAGAATCATTCGTGGATTGTGGAGAACTTAAATTCATGCCTGACGTCGCCTTCTCCATCGGGACCAAACAGTTTGTGCTCAAACCCGAACAA TACATAGTGAAGATTGGTGAGGGTGATGATACCCGGTGCATGAGTGGATTCTCAGCTATGGACGCTCCTCCTTCCGGTGGCCCTCTCTG GATCTTGGGTGATATATTCATGGAAGCCTATCACACGGTCTTTGACTATGGAAATATGAAGATTGGGTTCGCCGAGGCAACATAG